The Methanotorris formicicus Mc-S-70 DNA window CTTTCCTTCTTACTGTAACCTGTTGTTGTCTTTTCTTTTTTCTTGCGGCTCTTCCTCTTGCCATGTTTTCACCCTAATCCAAAAAAATGTTTTTAAAAATTAATTATTTTCTTGCTCCAGTTCTTCTTGCAGCAATATGACCTACTTTTCTTCCAGGCGGAACTCTTCTTGAAACTGTTGTTGGTTTACCTGTATGTTGATGTCTACCCCCACCGAATGGGTGGTCAACAGCGTTCATTGCAACTCCTCTAACTCTTGGCCATTTAACAGCCTTAGCCTTCATTGCATGGTATTTCTTACCTGCCTTAACAAATGGTTTTTCTTTTCTTCCTCCACCAGCAACAACCCCAACTGTAGCCCTACACATTGGGTGGAGTGCTTTTAAATGTCCTGATGGTAATTTTACGATTGTTTTTCCCACATCGTGAGCAATGATGTGTGCGTAGCATCCTCCTGCTCTTACCAATTTTCCTCCATCTCCAGGAACTGTCTCAATGTTAAAAACAGGAATCCCTTCTGGAATTTCTCCCAATGGTAAAATATTCCCAGGTTTTATCTCAGCAGTAACTCCACACTCAATTATATCTCCAACTTTCATACCTTCTGGGACTAATAAGAGTTTTTCTTCTCCATTTTCAAATTTAACTGTTGCTACTGGTGCACTTCTACCCGGATCGTGCAAGATATCTGTGATTGTTCCAGCAAGCCTTCCTTTCTTCTCCAAATCATCAAATTTCCTATACTTTATTTCTCCTCTTCTTTTGTGGGAGGGGCAGGTATAGTTTGGTCCTCCTCTACCTCTGTTTTGTGATATCAACCTTTTACCCATTTATATCACCCAAGATGTTTAAAATTGCTTTTAATTTTTTACTCCCCCAACTATGCATCGTGTTTTTAGATTAGTAGATACCTAAGTTTGCTGCTACTTCACCTGCATCGTAAGCATCTTTTAATTTAACATATGCTTTCTTTTCTCCTTTTGGGGTTATCATTGTATTTATCTTCTCAACTTCAACATTAAACAACTCTTTCATCGCTTTCTTAATATCTTCCTTTGTTGCTTTTCTATGTACATAAAATACCAACTTGTTCTCTTCCTCAATAAGTTTCATCGTCTTCTCGCTAATTACTGGCATTTTTATGACATCAAAGACATCCATATAACCACCTCATACTAAAAAGGTAATAAATTTAAAGTTTAAATCTTTCACTTAACTTTTCTATTGCATTCTCTGTCCAGAGTGTTAATCTTCCTGCCATCGCCCCTGGAGCAATGTGTATTACCCCAAGGTTATCGGCTGTTATAACATCAACTCCCGGAAGGTTTCTTGATGCTTTTATTGCTTCACATTTGTCCCCAACAACAACCAAAACACTTCTTGGTTTTCTGTATCTTCTTCCCCTCATCTTCCCTTTTCCAGCCCTAATCTTGATACCTTCCTTAGCCCTCTCAACGTCCTTATCCAAACCTAATGTCTTAAACACATTAACAACATCTTTTGTTTTTTGGAGGTTTTCAAAATCATTATCAACAACTAATGGGATTGATGGAACACCATCAATAATATGCCCTCTCTCTTTAACTAATTCTGGATTTGCTGATGCTGCTATAGCACTCATTAATGCTTTTATTCTTTCTTTCTTATTTATTTTTTCCCATAAGATTTTCTCAACTTTTGGTGGGTGGCACCTTCTACCCCCCACTGCTTGAGGGACAAATGCTGCCCATCCTTGTGCTGTTCTTTTAACTCTTGCTCTACCGTGTCCCTTACCTATTGACTCTGCTGTTGTTCTCTTCCCAGCAAGTGGGTCTGAACCTTTTGGTTGTAATCTTGCAGTTAATGCTGAGATAACTGCTCTTTTAATTAAATCAGGTCTATACTCTGTTTCAAATATTGATGGTAATTCAATTTCCCCTTTTTTAGAACCATCTAAGTTATAAACCACTGCCTTCATACTAACACCTTAACCTATTGTGTTTTAGTTTCCTTGTTTTGATGTTGTACTGATGTATGTTATTTCCGGCAATCCAAATTCATCTTCTACTGGTCTAATTGCACTCCTCAATACAACCAATCTTTTTGCTGGCCCTGGAACTGAACCCTTAACTACAACGTAGTTGTTTCTTACAACCCCGTAGTGCAAGAATCCACCTTTTGGTGTGATTTCTTCCCCACTGTTTCCAATTTTTAATATTCTCTTATTGTATTCTGTTCTTTGGTGGTATCCCATTTGACCTGGCATTGGAACTGTCCACATAATTCTCTTTGGTGTCCATGGACCTATTGAACCAACGTGTCTTCCTACACTTTTTCTTTGGTGTTTTCCAAATTGTATTTTGACTCCCCATCTTTTAACTTGCCCTTGGAATCCTTTACCTTTTGTTACTGCAATAGCATCTACAAATTCCCCTTCACTAAATACATCAGTTATTGATAACTTTTTACCAAGGATTTCTTTTGCGTAGTTTAATCTTTCTTGGATATCTTTTCCACCAATTCTAATTTCTAAAACTTCTGGTTTTTTCTTTGGTAAGGTTGTATTTTTTGGGTTTGTGTGGACGAGAACTCTGACATCAACTATTTTATCAACTAAACTATCGAGTTCTTCAACTGTTTTTTTCTCTTCTTTTTTAGGTAATGTTTTTATTTTTCTTGCTAATTCTTCGTCTAATTCATCAGCCCAAACTTCTGTTAAGGTTTTTAAGCCCCTTGTATCTTTTCCATAAACTCTAATACCAAATACATTGATATCTGGTGCTTCCAATATTGTTATTGGTGTAAATACTTCTTGGTTTGCATTTGGACTTTTTGGATTGTTTTCTTTAACCAATGCGTGGCTCATTCCTGCTTTATATACTGGGAATGCTTGCAATCTTACTTTATCTTCTTCTGGCCATGATCTTATTCTTGGTACTGGTCTTTTTGCTCTTTTTCTTGGACTAAATGCAAGGGAACCTCTACGAGGTCTATTCCTCTTCATACCCATAATATAACCTCCATTATAGCATTATTTCATGTTTCTAATGTCCAAATACCCCTCTAACAATTACCCTCATCTAAAAATGAACCTGTCACTGGCTTACGCCTTTTCAGGTCTCAGGTGCCTTATTATTGTTATGGGTAGGGGTATAAATATTTAACCTACATTAGGTTAAAAAATTGCACAAATTTTTATAAAAACATGTAAAATCAATTTTAAAATTGATAATGTCATTGAAAATCAGTATGTGGTATATATAAAAGAACGATGATATAATTCAATAATGGATTTTAATATATATAATTTTTGGTGGGGAATGATAATATGTTCAACGAAAATGAATTGAGTTATCTTATAAAATACTTTGAAGAAAAGGATAGATTAAGAGAAGAGATATTAAAATTATCAAGGGAAATAACAAAAGACTGTGCATTGACTATAAGAAAAATACACAAAAGAAAAGAGGTTTCATTAGAAGAAATATTTGAAAAATTAAGACAACTAAACGAATTGGTTAAAAAACATGTTGATTTTGAAAAATATGCTAGCACACCACAACAGGAGTTTGTTGAGGCAAAAGCACTATATGACATTATATTTAACAATAAAATCCCAACATATAAAGAGTTTGAATTTATTAAGGAAGAGAATTATATTTTAGGTTTGTGTGATGTTATTGGAGAGTTAAGGAGAGCTTTATTAGACGCTATAAAAGATGACAACAAAGAACTTGCAGAAAAATACTTCAACTATATGGAAGAGATTTACGACTTCATAATGAAGTTTGACCACTACCATGTAATAGATAATTTAAGAAGAAAACAAGATATTTCA harbors:
- a CDS encoding 50S ribosomal protein L23, which translates into the protein MDVFDVIKMPVISEKTMKLIEEENKLVFYVHRKATKEDIKKAMKELFNVEVEKINTMITPKGEKKAYVKLKDAYDAGEVAANLGIY
- a CDS encoding haloacid dehalogenase, translated to MFNENELSYLIKYFEEKDRLREEILKLSREITKDCALTIRKIHKRKEVSLEEIFEKLRQLNELVKKHVDFEKYASTPQQEFVEAKALYDIIFNNKIPTYKEFEFIKEENYILGLCDVIGELRRALLDAIKDDNKELAEKYFNYMEEIYDFIMKFDHYHVIDNLRRKQDISRSILEKTHGDLINYIENLKLREELRKWKEK
- a CDS encoding 50S ribosomal protein L3 — translated: MGMKRNRPRRGSLAFSPRKRAKRPVPRIRSWPEEDKVRLQAFPVYKAGMSHALVKENNPKSPNANQEVFTPITILEAPDINVFGIRVYGKDTRGLKTLTEVWADELDEELARKIKTLPKKEEKKTVEELDSLVDKIVDVRVLVHTNPKNTTLPKKKPEVLEIRIGGKDIQERLNYAKEILGKKLSITDVFSEGEFVDAIAVTKGKGFQGQVKRWGVKIQFGKHQRKSVGRHVGSIGPWTPKRIMWTVPMPGQMGYHQRTEYNKRILKIGNSGEEITPKGGFLHYGVVRNNYVVVKGSVPGPAKRLVVLRSAIRPVEDEFGLPEITYISTTSKQGN
- a CDS encoding 50S ribosomal protein L2, giving the protein MGKRLISQNRGRGGPNYTCPSHKRRGEIKYRKFDDLEKKGRLAGTITDILHDPGRSAPVATVKFENGEEKLLLVPEGMKVGDIIECGVTAEIKPGNILPLGEIPEGIPVFNIETVPGDGGKLVRAGGCYAHIIAHDVGKTIVKLPSGHLKALHPMCRATVGVVAGGGRKEKPFVKAGKKYHAMKAKAVKWPRVRGVAMNAVDHPFGGGRHQHTGKPTTVSRRVPPGRKVGHIAARRTGARK
- the rpl4p gene encoding 50S ribosomal protein L4, translated to MKAVVYNLDGSKKGEIELPSIFETEYRPDLIKRAVISALTARLQPKGSDPLAGKRTTAESIGKGHGRARVKRTAQGWAAFVPQAVGGRRCHPPKVEKILWEKINKKERIKALMSAIAASANPELVKERGHIIDGVPSIPLVVDNDFENLQKTKDVVNVFKTLGLDKDVERAKEGIKIRAGKGKMRGRRYRKPRSVLVVVGDKCEAIKASRNLPGVDVITADNLGVIHIAPGAMAGRLTLWTENAIEKLSERFKL